From Leopardus geoffroyi isolate Oge1 chromosome B4, O.geoffroyi_Oge1_pat1.0, whole genome shotgun sequence, a single genomic window includes:
- the ZNF641 gene encoding zinc finger protein 641, producing MLSEQTAVLGTGWESMNVQLDGTEPQVERGSQEEGPWRTAPGPLEHLCCDLEEEPQSLQEKAQSAPWVPAIPQEGSTGDWEMAAALLAAGSQGLVTIKDVSLCFSQEEWRSLDPSQTDFYGEYVMQENCGIVVSLRFPIPKLDMLSQLEGGEEQWVPDPQDLEERDILRVTYTGDGSEHEGDTPELEAEPPRMLSSVSEDTVLWNPEQDESWDSMPRSSRGMLLGPPFLQEDSFSNLLCSTEMDSLLRPHTCPQCGKQFVWGSHLARHQQTHTGERPYSCLKCEKSFGRRHHLIRHQKTHLHDKPSRCSECGKNFRCNSHLASHQRVHAEGKSCKGQEVGESPGARKRQRAPPVPKCHVCTECGKSFGRRHHLVRHWLTHTGEKPFQCPRCEKSFGRKHHLDRHLLTHQGQSPRSSWDRGTSVF from the exons ATGCTTTCAGAACAAACAGCAGTCCTGGGGACAGGATGGGAGTCAATGAATGTCCAGCTGGATGGAACAGAGCCTCAGGTGGAAAGGGGAAGTCAAGAAGAGGGGCCATGGAGAACAGCACCAGGGCCACTGGAGCACCTGTGCTGTGACCTTGAAGAGGAGCCACAGTCCCTTCAGGAGAAGG cTCAGTCGGCCCCCTGGGTTCCTGCCATTCCCCAGGAGGGGAGCACCGGAGATTGGGAGATGGCAGCTGCACTTCTTGCGGCAGGATCACAG GGCCTGGTAACCATCAAGGATGTATCACTGTGCTTCTCTCAGGAGGAGTGGCGGAGCCTGGATCCTTCTCAGACAGACTTTTATGGAGAATATGTCATGCAGGAAAACTGTGGGATAGTGGTCTCTCTAA GATTTCCAATTCCCAAACTGGACATGCTTTCTCAACTAGAAGGAGGGGAAGAACAATGGGTCCCTGACCCCCAAGACTTAGAGGAGAGGGACATCCTGAGGGTCACATATACAG GAGATGGCAGTGAGCACGAGGGTGATACCCCTGAACTAGAAGCAGAACCTCCCAGAATGTTATCTAGTGTGTCTGAAGATACTGTTCTCTGGAACCCAGAGCAGGATGAGAGCTGGGATTCCATGCCCAGGAGCTCCAGAGGAATGCTCCTGGGTCCACCTTTTCTTCAGGAAGATAGCTTCTCAAACCTTCTATGTAGCACAGAGATGGATTCCCTGTTAAGACCGCACACATGCCCCCAATGTGGGAAACAGTTTGTGTGGGGCTCCCACCTTGCCAGGCACCAGCAAACACACACTGGGGAGCGGCCCTACAGCTGCCTCAAGTGTGAAAAGAGCTTCGGGCGAAGACATCACCTGATCCGGCACCAGAAAACCCACCTACATGACAAGCCCAGCAGGTGCTCTGAGTGTGGCAAGAATTTCCGATGCAACTCCCATCTAGCCAGCCACCAGAGAGTGCATGCGGAAGGCAAATCCTGCAAGGGCCAAGAGGTTGGAGAGAGCCCTGGGGCTAGGAAACGGCAGCGGGCCCCACCAGTGCCAAAGTGCCATGTGTGCACTGAGTGTGGGAAGAGCTTTGGCCGACGGCACCACCTGGTGAGACACTGGCTGACCCATACTGGGGAGAAGCCCTTCCAGTGCCCTCGCTGTGAAAAGAGCTTTGGCCGTAAACATCACCTGGACAGGCACCTGCTGACCCACCAGGGACAAAGTCCCCggagcagctgggacagaggGACATCTGTCTTTTGA